In Methanobacterium bryantii, the following proteins share a genomic window:
- a CDS encoding ABC transporter ATP-binding protein: protein MNNDVLVFNHVWKTYQMGTEEVMALKGVNLIINEGTFTALMGPSGSGKSTLLHLAGILDTPTKGAVLMNGKNIKEYSLKEQAKIRRANIGFVFQRFNLMQQLTALENVMLPMISPDSEKAKKLLDKVGLSDKYDRYHTQLSGGEQQRVSIARALANDPSLLLADEPTGELDTQNTMIIMELLQELNQNDGLTIVEVTHDPLCAEYADRVIKMQDGNILR, encoded by the coding sequence ATGAATAACGATGTACTGGTATTTAATCATGTCTGGAAAACGTATCAAATGGGAACAGAAGAAGTAATGGCGCTTAAAGGTGTTAATTTAATTATAAATGAAGGAACTTTTACAGCGTTAATGGGGCCTTCTGGATCTGGAAAATCAACACTGCTCCACCTTGCAGGAATACTCGATACACCCACAAAGGGAGCTGTTTTAATGAACGGGAAAAATATCAAAGAGTATTCATTAAAAGAACAGGCAAAAATCCGGAGAGCTAACATAGGATTTGTATTCCAGCGGTTCAATTTAATGCAGCAGCTTACAGCATTAGAAAATGTTATGCTGCCCATGATTTCACCAGATTCCGAAAAAGCAAAAAAACTCCTTGACAAAGTAGGATTATCCGACAAATATGACCGTTATCATACACAGCTTTCAGGTGGGGAACAACAGAGGGTTTCCATTGCACGTGCCCTTGCAAATGATCCATCACTTTTACTTGCCGATGAACCAACAGGAGAACTGGATACTCAAAATACAATGATAATAATGGAATTACTTCAAGAATTAAATCAAAATGACGGGTTAACAATTGTAGAGGTAACACATGATCCACTATGTGCAGAATATGCAGACAGGGTAATCAAAATGCAGGACGGCAACATACTCCGTTAA
- a CDS encoding ABC transporter permease, with the protein MSIYKLSFKNFKRRKLRSALTMLGVIIGVTALVVLMGIGTGMTSYMKEETESLMGDITIVNSSGGSGITGSTGDTFLNSAAVSKIENMPQLYDIKKESQFYSELNNMQIVVEGISDWNQIKINGTPGVVISKSLADDFNYKIGSNITIKDHKLTVTGTTNEGGFGIGLVFINIDKALDMSHNNVSTISANTKGDPDTVKKEIESSINGTSAFTKNDYTQQIDNIMQTVTLFVSAIASVALLVGVISIVNIMLVNVSERTREIGVLKAIGFTNREILGSILTEAGLLGFMASVIGIIAAAILMEMGIMLYGPQLGLENMSFTQMLPLWLVAGVIVGATILSVLAGLYPAWRASKLNVVEALRYE; encoded by the coding sequence ATGAGCATTTATAAACTATCTTTTAAAAATTTTAAAAGAAGAAAACTTAGAAGCGCCCTAACTATGCTGGGTGTGATTATAGGCGTTACTGCCCTAGTAGTCCTCATGGGTATTGGTACAGGGATGACATCCTACATGAAAGAGGAAACTGAATCACTTATGGGAGATATTACGATAGTAAACAGCTCCGGTGGATCAGGAATCACAGGATCTACCGGTGACACATTTCTAAACTCTGCTGCAGTTTCCAAAATAGAGAACATGCCTCAACTTTATGATATTAAAAAAGAATCACAATTCTACAGCGAATTAAACAACATGCAGATAGTTGTTGAAGGAATCAGCGACTGGAATCAGATAAAAATTAACGGTACACCAGGCGTTGTTATCAGTAAATCGCTTGCTGATGATTTTAATTATAAAATTGGAAGTAATATAACCATTAAAGATCATAAATTAACAGTAACTGGGACAACCAACGAAGGAGGGTTCGGAATAGGGCTTGTATTCATAAACATAGATAAAGCTCTTGATATGAGCCATAACAATGTATCTACTATTTCTGCAAATACTAAAGGCGATCCAGATACTGTTAAAAAAGAAATAGAAAGTTCTATAAATGGTACGAGTGCATTCACAAAAAATGACTACACACAACAGATAGATAATATAATGCAAACAGTAACTCTCTTTGTAAGTGCCATAGCCAGCGTTGCGTTACTGGTGGGTGTTATAAGCATTGTAAACATCATGTTAGTTAATGTTTCTGAGAGGACAAGAGAAATTGGAGTACTTAAAGCAATAGGCTTTACAAACAGAGAAATACTGGGAAGTATTCTTACAGAAGCGGGTTTATTGGGATTTATGGCTTCAGTAATAGGCATAATTGCAGCTGCCATTTTAATGGAAATGGGAATTATGTTATATGGGCCCCAGTTAGGTCTAGAAAATATGAGCTTTACCCAAATGCTGCCCTTGTGGTTAGTTGCAGGTGTAATCGTAGGTGCTACAATTTTAAGTGTTTTAGCAGGATTATATCCCGCATGGAGGGCATCTAAACTAAACGTTGTGGAGGCACTGCGATATGAATAA
- a CDS encoding helix-turn-helix transcriptional regulator — MKTRIKEYRKELKMTQEELAEAVEVTRQTIIALEQGRYNPSLILAYRITKALKRGYIEEVFELEDIEL; from the coding sequence ATGAAAACAAGAATTAAAGAATATAGAAAAGAACTTAAAATGACTCAAGAGGAGTTAGCAGAAGCTGTTGAAGTAACACGACAGACAATTATAGCTTTAGAACAGGGTAGGTATAACCCCTCTCTAATTTTAGCCTACAGAATTACTAAAGCTCTTAAAAGGGGATACATTGAGGAAGTATTCGAACTGGAGGACATAGAACTATGA